From a single Cyclobacterium marinum DSM 745 genomic region:
- a CDS encoding SusD/RagB family nutrient-binding outer membrane lipoprotein has protein sequence MIIKNKLIFGWALLLLCTFSCKEDLIEMNINPNAASPESANPNLVLSTVLTEAGKTVLDLGYQDIAGVMQHTQKDGWSGSHNSYDWNRSNSWSGYYAILRNNKFVYEKAVELDQELHQGVTLVIRGMMFGLITDLWGDAPYSQALKGAEGTPEGTFPVFDMQEDIYRGILDELEMANQLLSKPQSAYNSSIESADPYFYGDPAKWQKMANSLRLRFYMRLSEKLPDFAKQGIEGILADPGTNPIITDPGDDAAMSFNTESEGSSWPNNTKFDVDASNYRRLKMCETLVEAMRAKNDPRLGVWANPVEIPLVVDASLPAGTDVIQDGKRYLSPDVLEARNVALEDISQNQDYVGIPPGIAGAQVYNLSPDANQAAFNPHVSWLNDRYREPNGPLLKARLISATEVNFILAEAALKGWAVGGTAEDYYNKAIQSSFATWGLSDQAEVYLQQENVMFDGTVKQIIEQKWISSWTAAAESWFDYRRTGYPELEAGPYTIRSAIPVRFYYMTDERNLNEANAELAISRLETTNYSEVDGANSAWSKPWVIQGTGKPW, from the coding sequence ATGATTATCAAAAATAAATTAATTTTCGGTTGGGCGCTTTTATTGCTGTGTACCTTTTCCTGTAAGGAAGATCTCATAGAGATGAATATTAACCCAAATGCTGCAAGCCCTGAGTCGGCCAATCCCAACCTTGTGCTGTCAACGGTATTGACTGAAGCAGGTAAAACGGTACTGGATCTTGGTTACCAAGACATCGCCGGAGTAATGCAACATACGCAAAAAGATGGCTGGTCCGGTTCTCATAATTCCTATGACTGGAACAGAAGCAACAGTTGGTCAGGATATTATGCCATTCTTAGAAACAACAAATTTGTATACGAAAAGGCTGTAGAACTGGATCAAGAACTGCATCAGGGAGTTACTTTGGTGATTCGCGGAATGATGTTCGGTTTGATTACAGATCTATGGGGGGATGCACCTTATTCACAAGCACTCAAAGGAGCTGAAGGAACCCCTGAGGGAACTTTTCCTGTATTTGATATGCAGGAAGACATTTATCGAGGTATTCTTGATGAATTGGAAATGGCAAATCAATTGCTATCCAAACCTCAATCCGCCTATAATAGCTCCATTGAAAGTGCAGACCCATATTTTTATGGAGATCCTGCCAAATGGCAAAAGATGGCCAATTCACTTAGACTTCGGTTTTACATGAGGTTGTCAGAGAAATTACCGGATTTTGCCAAGCAAGGTATAGAAGGAATTTTAGCCGATCCGGGTACCAACCCTATCATTACTGATCCGGGAGATGATGCGGCCATGTCTTTTAACACAGAAAGCGAAGGGAGCAGCTGGCCAAACAACACCAAATTTGATGTGGATGCAAGTAACTACAGGCGGTTAAAAATGTGCGAAACGTTGGTAGAAGCCATGCGGGCAAAAAATGACCCAAGACTTGGGGTTTGGGCCAATCCTGTGGAAATACCTTTGGTGGTGGATGCCAGTTTGCCTGCAGGAACCGATGTAATACAAGATGGAAAAAGATACCTTTCTCCTGATGTATTGGAAGCAAGGAATGTTGCCTTAGAAGACATCAGTCAAAACCAGGATTATGTAGGAATTCCCCCGGGAATAGCCGGAGCGCAAGTTTATAACCTAAGTCCGGATGCCAACCAAGCTGCATTTAATCCACATGTTTCATGGTTAAATGATCGATACAGAGAACCAAATGGACCTTTGTTAAAAGCCAGATTGATTTCTGCCACTGAAGTTAATTTTATTTTAGCTGAAGCAGCCTTAAAAGGTTGGGCTGTTGGAGGAACCGCAGAAGACTATTACAATAAAGCAATCCAGTCCTCTTTTGCTACTTGGGGCTTATCTGATCAAGCTGAAGTTTATCTTCAACAAGAAAATGTAATGTTTGATGGTACGGTTAAACAAATAATTGAACAAAAATGGATTTCTTCCTGGACCGCAGCAGCGGAATCTTGGTTTGATTACCGAAGAACAGGCTATCCCGAATTAGAGGCCGGGCCTTATACTATAAGATCCGCTATTCCTGTTCGTTTTTATTATATGACAGATGAGCGAAACCTCAATGAGGCAAATGCTGAGCTTGCCATAAGTCGATTGGAGACAACCAACTATTCAGAAGTAGATGGAGCCAATAGTGCTTGGTCAAAACCTTGGGTTATTCAGGGTACCGGTAAGCCATGGTAA
- a CDS encoding DUF6340 family protein, which produces MKLLNLKSLNSLFIIALLVLGSCTKNVSLTRLMPAEINVPNHIQRLLIVDRTKPESQGVAIIEGILTGELPFEVKNAIDGTLASVQQELSTSPRYKIVRANERLTGGLFSQTFPNPLNREMLRALCMRYQADAVLTLEKFSSDFVLTDKKITIKKEVGKGEDARTIEVPGVLVEGVATVRVGFRLYDPESGSILDQDDLVKNNLWSAEAETKTQAMALLIEKAQATRYVGQMAGAAYVRRIAPMYLDINRTFYAKSKKNTYLETGARYAEVDKWGNAIQSWEEGLSFPADEKTYGKLCYNIALGQEVLGDLFLAKEWAAKAYTQYGFKPGRTYAEEIDRRMMEDELLHQQLSSPQNQ; this is translated from the coding sequence ATGAAATTACTGAATTTAAAATCCCTTAATAGCTTATTTATTATTGCGCTCCTAGTACTGGGCTCTTGTACTAAAAATGTATCATTGACCAGGTTGATGCCTGCAGAAATTAACGTTCCAAACCATATACAACGATTATTAATTGTAGACAGGACCAAACCTGAAAGCCAAGGGGTAGCCATTATCGAAGGAATTCTTACAGGGGAGTTGCCTTTTGAAGTGAAGAATGCTATAGATGGAACCTTGGCTTCTGTGCAACAAGAGCTGAGTACCTCCCCACGGTATAAAATTGTAAGGGCCAATGAGCGGTTGACAGGCGGTTTATTTTCGCAAACATTTCCCAATCCATTGAATCGAGAAATGTTGCGGGCTCTTTGTATGCGTTACCAGGCAGATGCTGTATTGACCTTGGAAAAGTTCAGTTCGGATTTTGTCCTAACAGATAAGAAGATTACTATTAAGAAGGAGGTAGGCAAAGGTGAAGATGCCCGAACCATCGAAGTACCCGGGGTTTTGGTGGAAGGAGTTGCTACTGTTCGGGTAGGATTCAGGTTGTATGATCCTGAGAGCGGATCAATTTTGGATCAGGATGATCTGGTGAAAAATAACCTTTGGTCTGCCGAGGCTGAGACTAAGACCCAAGCAATGGCCTTGCTTATAGAAAAAGCGCAGGCTACCAGGTATGTTGGGCAGATGGCAGGTGCAGCCTATGTCCGGAGAATTGCTCCAATGTACCTCGATATAAACCGTACTTTCTATGCCAAATCAAAGAAAAATACCTATTTAGAAACAGGTGCACGCTATGCAGAGGTAGATAAATGGGGAAATGCCATCCAAAGTTGGGAAGAAGGTTTATCGTTTCCTGCTGACGAAAAAACCTATGGCAAGCTGTGCTATAATATTGCTTTGGGACAAGAGGTTCTTGGAGATTTGTTTTTGGCCAAGGAATGGGCAGCAAAAGCTTATACTCAGTATGGTTTTAAGCCGGGAAGGACCTACGCTGAGGAAATAGACCGTAGAATGATGGAAGATGAATTGCTTCACCAGCAATTGAGTTCTCCTCAAAATCAGTAA
- the metE gene encoding 5-methyltetrahydropteroyltriglutamate--homocysteine S-methyltransferase, whose product MQTHILGYPRIGSKRELKKACEQYWSGKISGTTLEEAGKQIRFQNWKTQQEQGIDLIPVNDFSFYDQVLDMSLTVGAIPERYAALVEKKFSSLDLYFAMARGYQKEGLDITAMEMTKWFDTNYHYLVPEFTADQSFSYHSSKVVEEFKESIELGIKAKPVLIGPVTYLWLGKEKTDGFEKIDLIHNLLPVYLEILKELVENGADWVQFDEPILGLDLSEKEKDAFLMVYKTIRKTFPKLKTLLATYFEGLNDNTGLALSLPVCALHLDLVRNPEQLEELVPQIPENLSLSLGLVDGRNIWKNDLEQSLRILNNAISILGRDKIMIAPSCSLLHVPYDLELENKEDILFPEIKRWMAFAKQKLKEVTLLQELSLPNPGKNQLLEFEANRNAMANRKNSDLIHNKAVKLKVESIAPADDKRKSEYASRSILQKNFLKLPLLPTTTIGSFPQTGEVRKWRSQYKNGFIDKKTYQGLLKEATETVIRKQEEIGLDVLVHGEFERNDMVEYFGEQLAGFTFSQYGWVQSYGSRCVKPPIIYGDISRPKPMTVFWSTYAQSLTKRRVKGMLTGPVTILQWSFVRNDQDRATTCKQIALAIREEVIDLEKAGINIIQIDEPAIREGLPLRKSAWESYLKWAVQSFRLSSSGVSDATQIHTHMCYSEFNDIMPSIAAMDADVITIECSRSQMELLDAFADFKYPNEIGPGVYDIHAPRVPSKKEMVQLIKKAQDVVPTAQLWVNPDCGLKTRKWEETEKALKLMVEAAQELRETEQISMDK is encoded by the coding sequence ATGCAAACGCACATTCTAGGCTATCCGCGAATTGGTAGCAAACGTGAACTCAAAAAAGCCTGCGAGCAGTATTGGTCAGGCAAAATTTCCGGCACAACATTAGAAGAAGCCGGAAAACAAATCCGTTTTCAAAATTGGAAAACGCAGCAAGAGCAGGGAATAGACCTTATCCCTGTCAATGATTTCTCATTTTATGATCAGGTGCTGGACATGTCCCTAACTGTGGGAGCCATTCCTGAAAGGTATGCAGCCCTAGTGGAAAAGAAGTTTTCCTCTCTGGACCTCTATTTTGCCATGGCCAGAGGTTATCAAAAAGAGGGGCTAGACATTACTGCTATGGAAATGACCAAATGGTTTGATACCAATTACCATTATTTGGTACCGGAATTCACAGCAGACCAAAGCTTCAGTTATCATTCTTCAAAAGTGGTAGAAGAATTTAAGGAGTCGATAGAACTAGGAATCAAAGCCAAGCCGGTCCTAATAGGTCCTGTGACCTACCTTTGGCTAGGAAAAGAGAAGACCGATGGCTTTGAAAAAATTGACCTTATTCACAACCTCCTACCGGTATATTTGGAAATCCTTAAAGAACTGGTAGAAAATGGTGCAGATTGGGTGCAATTTGATGAACCAATATTAGGCTTGGACCTTAGTGAAAAGGAAAAAGACGCTTTCCTTATGGTCTATAAAACCATCAGAAAAACATTCCCCAAGCTAAAGACTTTACTGGCGACCTATTTTGAAGGATTAAATGACAATACAGGTTTGGCATTGTCTCTTCCCGTATGTGCCCTGCATTTGGATTTGGTCAGAAACCCCGAACAATTGGAAGAATTAGTACCCCAAATCCCGGAGAATTTAAGCCTTTCTTTAGGTTTGGTAGACGGTCGGAACATTTGGAAAAATGACTTAGAACAATCGCTGAGAATCCTAAACAACGCCATTAGTATCCTAGGTCGAGACAAAATAATGATTGCTCCCTCGTGCTCCCTATTGCATGTACCATATGATTTGGAACTGGAAAATAAAGAAGACATCTTATTTCCGGAAATTAAAAGATGGATGGCATTTGCCAAACAAAAACTAAAGGAAGTTACCTTATTGCAAGAACTATCTTTACCTAATCCCGGAAAAAATCAACTCTTGGAATTTGAGGCCAATAGGAATGCGATGGCTAACCGTAAAAACTCAGACTTAATCCATAATAAAGCCGTAAAACTAAAGGTTGAATCCATTGCTCCTGCCGATGATAAAAGGAAGAGTGAATATGCATCCAGAAGCATTCTCCAAAAGAATTTCCTTAAACTCCCCCTATTACCCACCACCACCATTGGCTCTTTTCCCCAAACAGGGGAAGTTAGGAAGTGGAGGTCTCAATACAAGAATGGTTTTATAGACAAGAAAACCTATCAAGGTTTACTGAAAGAAGCCACAGAAACGGTTATAAGAAAACAGGAAGAAATAGGCTTAGATGTATTGGTGCATGGAGAATTCGAAAGGAATGACATGGTGGAATATTTTGGTGAACAACTGGCCGGTTTTACCTTCAGTCAGTATGGCTGGGTCCAAAGTTATGGCAGTCGCTGCGTAAAACCACCGATCATTTATGGAGACATTTCGAGACCTAAACCGATGACAGTTTTTTGGTCTACCTATGCTCAATCTTTAACTAAAAGACGAGTAAAAGGCATGTTAACCGGGCCGGTAACCATCCTTCAATGGTCTTTTGTACGAAATGATCAAGATCGGGCAACAACATGTAAACAGATCGCCTTGGCCATTAGGGAGGAAGTAATAGACCTTGAAAAAGCAGGAATCAACATCATACAAATTGATGAACCTGCCATAAGGGAAGGACTTCCTTTAAGGAAATCAGCATGGGAAAGCTACCTAAAATGGGCTGTTCAATCCTTTAGACTTTCCTCCTCGGGTGTAAGTGATGCCACACAAATCCACACGCATATGTGTTATTCAGAATTCAATGACATCATGCCAAGCATTGCAGCCATGGATGCGGATGTGATTACCATCGAATGTTCTCGATCTCAAATGGAATTATTGGATGCATTTGCAGATTTTAAATACCCTAATGAAATAGGACCCGGCGTCTATGACATTCATGCGCCTAGAGTTCCTAGTAAAAAGGAGATGGTACAACTGATAAAAAAAGCGCAAGATGTAGTCCCTACAGCCCAACTCTGGGTGAATCCCGATTGTGGGCTTAAAACCAGAAAGTGGGAGGAAACTGAAAAAGCGCTAAAACTGATGGTAGAAGCTGCCCAGGAATTAAGAGAAACAGAACAAATTTCAATGGATAAATAG
- a CDS encoding NHL repeat-containing protein, translating to MHSRRKFIQKFITGGAVITAGLPLFNINSNAAQLQKDLLGHGDFQYRVEKNWSKAERSKHPVNNCHEMVLDKTNRLILLTDHPKNNVLIYDTSGKILDSWTLGFSGAHGLSISAESGEEFLFITDTGLGKVVKCTMDGKILMELDHPGKIGAYNEQTFYRPTETAIGPNGDIYVADGYGSQFILQYDQAGQFIRKFGGDSFLQPDKFKQAHGVAIDYRDPVNPTLLCSARIKNTFKRFTLDGEYLEDIYLPGAFISRPVLDEQNLYSGVCFGMEDGNYNMHLNKGFVTILDENNKVISNPGGTRPTYNNGKLDLMLQEEAVFKHCHDVCLDRDKNLYVCQWNADGVYPYKLHRV from the coding sequence ATGCATTCACGAAGAAAATTCATTCAAAAATTCATCACCGGTGGAGCTGTGATTACTGCCGGCCTACCCCTATTCAATATCAATTCCAATGCAGCGCAGCTTCAAAAAGACTTGCTGGGTCATGGTGATTTCCAATACCGCGTAGAAAAAAATTGGAGCAAAGCAGAGAGAAGCAAGCATCCGGTCAATAACTGCCACGAGATGGTCTTGGATAAAACCAACAGGCTGATATTGTTAACGGACCATCCGAAAAACAATGTCCTGATTTATGATACTTCAGGAAAAATATTGGACTCTTGGACCTTAGGTTTTTCAGGTGCCCATGGGTTGTCTATTTCAGCCGAAAGTGGAGAAGAATTTCTGTTCATCACAGATACCGGTTTAGGGAAGGTAGTAAAATGCACCATGGATGGTAAAATCCTGATGGAACTGGACCATCCAGGTAAAATTGGAGCTTATAATGAGCAAACTTTTTACCGACCCACCGAAACAGCCATAGGGCCAAATGGGGATATTTATGTGGCCGATGGTTATGGTTCTCAGTTTATATTACAATATGACCAAGCAGGTCAATTTATTCGCAAATTTGGCGGAGACAGTTTTCTCCAACCCGACAAATTTAAACAGGCACATGGCGTAGCAATTGATTACCGAGACCCTGTCAATCCGACGCTACTTTGCTCTGCAAGGATCAAAAATACTTTTAAACGATTTACTTTAGATGGGGAATACTTGGAAGACATTTACTTACCCGGTGCATTTATAAGCAGACCTGTTTTGGATGAGCAAAATCTCTATTCCGGCGTTTGTTTTGGGATGGAAGATGGAAATTATAACATGCACCTAAACAAAGGTTTTGTTACCATTTTGGACGAAAACAACAAAGTTATCTCTAATCCGGGAGGAACTAGACCCACCTATAATAATGGAAAACTGGATCTAATGCTACAAGAGGAAGCAGTGTTTAAGCATTGCCACGATGTATGCCTGGATAGGGACAAAAACCTTTATGTTTGTCAATGGAATGCGGATGGTGTTTACCCCTATAAATTACACCGAGTATAG
- a CDS encoding DUF1501 domain-containing protein → MAMRDSNSNKFGETRRGFLKKTSLGFGAMALSSLIGNQYGFADSPDSSGLYKPQGLNTGTHFPAKAKRVIYLFQSGGPSQIETFDYKPSLEKWHGKEIPPSVQGTQRNSGMVADQSTFPLVKSIYDFKQYGQSGAWVSEIFPHTAKVVDELCIVKSMITEAINHEPAVMFMQTGSQLSGRPSIGSWLSYGLGSDNENLPNFVVLLSKSPGSQPLNSNAWSNGFLPSHHQGIQFRSGKDPVLYLNNPHGVHDHDRRRALDHIGKLNEKQFDLWQDPEIQSKISQYEMAYKMQNSVPEAVDTSEEPDYIYELYGEDARIPGTYASNCLQARKLAERDVKFIQLYHMGWDQHGSLPSGIKRQALSTDQATAGLIQDLKQRGLLEDTLVVWGGEFGRTSFSQGRLTATNYGRDHHPGCFTMWMAGAGVKKGMVYGETDEFSYNVAKNPVHVHDFQATLLHLLGIDHEKLTFKHQGRRFRLTDVHGHVVNELLA, encoded by the coding sequence ATGGCCATGAGAGATAGTAATAGCAATAAATTTGGAGAAACCAGGCGTGGCTTTTTGAAAAAAACTTCACTTGGATTTGGAGCAATGGCACTCTCCAGTCTCATTGGTAACCAATATGGCTTTGCAGACAGCCCTGACAGTTCAGGTCTTTACAAACCACAAGGGCTTAACACAGGCACCCATTTCCCTGCCAAGGCAAAACGGGTCATTTACCTTTTTCAATCAGGAGGTCCTTCTCAGATTGAAACATTTGACTACAAACCCTCGCTGGAAAAATGGCATGGAAAAGAAATTCCACCCTCCGTTCAGGGCACCCAACGTAACTCCGGTATGGTGGCGGATCAGTCCACTTTCCCTTTGGTAAAATCAATCTATGATTTTAAACAATATGGTCAATCAGGGGCTTGGGTTAGTGAAATATTTCCCCACACCGCCAAGGTGGTCGATGAGCTTTGCATAGTCAAGTCCATGATCACAGAAGCCATCAACCATGAACCTGCCGTCATGTTTATGCAAACAGGTTCTCAATTGAGTGGCAGGCCTTCGATTGGTTCTTGGTTAAGTTATGGACTAGGTAGCGACAATGAGAATTTACCCAATTTTGTGGTGTTACTCTCAAAAAGCCCCGGTTCTCAACCATTGAATTCCAATGCTTGGAGCAATGGTTTTTTGCCTTCCCACCACCAAGGTATTCAATTTCGCTCAGGCAAAGACCCAGTCTTGTATCTCAATAATCCACACGGAGTGCATGATCATGACCGACGCCGTGCCCTCGACCATATTGGGAAACTCAATGAAAAACAATTTGATTTATGGCAGGATCCGGAAATTCAATCGAAGATCAGCCAATATGAAATGGCTTATAAAATGCAAAACTCTGTACCTGAAGCTGTTGACACCAGCGAGGAGCCGGACTATATTTACGAGCTATATGGAGAAGATGCCAGAATTCCCGGCACCTATGCCTCCAATTGTCTTCAGGCAAGAAAATTAGCCGAAAGGGATGTTAAGTTTATTCAGCTTTACCATATGGGCTGGGACCAGCATGGTAGTTTACCAAGCGGCATCAAACGACAAGCTTTAAGCACGGATCAAGCCACCGCCGGATTGATTCAAGACCTCAAACAAAGAGGTCTCCTTGAAGACACCTTGGTGGTTTGGGGAGGTGAGTTTGGTAGAACAAGCTTTTCACAAGGAAGGCTTACTGCCACTAATTATGGCAGAGACCATCACCCAGGATGCTTCACCATGTGGATGGCCGGGGCAGGAGTAAAAAAAGGAATGGTCTATGGAGAAACCGATGAATTCAGTTACAATGTAGCCAAAAACCCTGTGCATGTTCATGACTTTCAGGCCACTTTGCTTCACTTATTGGGTATAGACCATGAAAAATTAACCTTTAAACATCAAGGCAGAAGATTTAGGCTAACAGATGTCCACGGACATGTAGTCAATGAGCTCCTGGCATAA